From the Lemur catta isolate mLemCat1 chromosome 1, mLemCat1.pri, whole genome shotgun sequence genome, the window CAGCAAGTAGAGCAAAACACCGCAGACTGTGGGGaacctttgaaatattttgattgaTATGCAAGCTGGGGAATCACTTTCCTAAGTCTAAAGTGTGAAAAAGGCTAAAATATCTAGTGTCCATTCTGTGAAGATCAAATAACATGTGTATGGTAAACTGTTACATATTAAAACATGCAAATAGATATTATACTCATATATATGTGGTAACTGAAATGCCAAGAAGACCTTGATGCTTTAAGACGAGATGTATTCTCTGCATGCAGTGTTACTTCCCAAAACCTGGGTTGAAATGAGGCTGCCATAAGAATAATGTCTACTATCTTGGATTAATTGAATTTACTTCTCTTAActtcagtttcccatctgtaaaacgggatTGTGATACCTGTCATATAAGGTGGTACAGCATTGAGATGAATTATGGAAATTGCTCTACAATGTCTTtcacagagaagttaaaagaACTAGGttctttcatatattcatttCAAGACATCATGAATAGGacctgaaaaataattatattgggATAAGTTCTGGTTAATGTGGCCAATTAAGATGTTGACTCCTGCATTACAAAATTTTGTCCAACCATTGGCATCGTTGAATTGGATGAAAATGTCTACATACCCAAAATGGATTTGAAGCTTCTCATCTtctaaggaatattttttttacatgGTGAAACAGGTATGGACACAACTGTGACACCAGAGAAGGAATATCAGTCTATTTCACTTAAGCTCTTTAAGCTTTCCAGGAGGTCACAGGGAAGGTCATGTAGCTCAATGAACAATAAGCTCTGGGGCCACAGACAATGGGACTCATAACCTGTTGGAAATAAAATGGCAGATTCAACAATGTAGCCTCTCAACAATGCAGCCAGGGACTTAAGTTTTTGGCATTTTTGGCTGCAACATTAAATCTGCCAGGGTGGAGTCAGGAAACAGAGCTACCATTAAGGAACAAGATTGCCACAGACATGATGTAAATATGAGAAGAGTTGGAGATAAAAGGGTTCACAGGATGAGAGATCACTAAATGCAACAGGCCAGAAATAGCCTGATGAAACCCACAGAGCTACAGTGAAATCAGGGGATCTGTGTGGGCCTGAATAGCAAAGAGGGTATATGACGGGGAAGTTTGTGGAAAAGTCTGCAGAGTGTGCTTACTATGAGGAAATAAAGTCAAACATGTTGTTTGCTTTGGGCCTTTTCTAGCTCAGCAGAGCCAGAAGTCAGAAAAATGTGTTGTAACCTAGGCCCACTAGGTTATGATGTCTCCGTAACCCGATAATAATGAACTGAGAATAATGGCTTCTTCCCAAAACTCATGTACCTTCCTCTTCTCATAACCTTTAACTCGGAACCATAAACAGAAGGGGGTCTAGGATATATGGTTTCCAGGGTTATTAAGGTTGACAATACAATTAAATAGAACCATCTATATACTAACTTTCATCTTTATGCCAGAAGTCTCTCTTCTTAACTCAAAGCAGTGTGTCCAATTTCCAGCCAAGATTAAGGACaatgagaaaatgtgaaatatgacCATAAATCAGTTGATGACCTCTTTTAAGAGTCCTCCACAAGTACTAATTTCTGTGAATTATACACATGTGGTATCCATTAGTGACAAATAAATGTGGAAGGTACGTCTTCCAATAAGAAGGACTGAAGGGGTGCATAGTGTGACAGCAAACTCCAATACCTGCAACTGTGGActggaaaaaattttcaacacCAAAGTCTCATCATGATCACATGCTGGAAACATAATGGaaagtaaaaatcagaaaacatttcatCTAATATCACgtcaaattgaaaagaaaaaacactttatCACCTCTGGGTCCAAAAGACATTGTAATGTAAATAAGAAAGGTTTTAAATAGCCATACGATTAAAGttctatataacaaaatattaatatagctgAAAGGGTACAAAACAggatatttattgtttatatccCAAATGTGAACTAGAAATTAATACACTAGGAGTCACCATTAAGGCTGAGACATTTAGAAGGTGAtatcacaataataataaagagattTGTCTCCTACTCTTGAGTTTTCTTGTACAAAATAAGTACTATCCCAGAAAGTTTTCTCACATCCTCTACATATATAAGGTTTCTTACCAGtgtgggtttattttgtttttgcatttacAAGTTTTTAAGGTTGAACACTTTCACGCATTCATTGTATTCTTAGAGTTACTCTCCAGCATGTGTTCTCACATGTGCTTGAAGGGATGAAAGATacctgaaggctttcccacagtGCTTGCATTCATACGGTCTCTCACCAGTGTGCGTCCTCACATGCACTCGAAGGGATGAAGAACAACTGtaggctttcccacattctgtACATTCATAGGGTTTTACTCCACTGTGTGATTtcacatgttttttaaaatactgagaatggctaaaggctttcccacattgcttacattcataaggtttctctccactaTGCGTTCTCACGTGTTCTTGAAGGGAGGAGTGAcaactgaaggctttcccacaatGCTTACATTCaaagggtttctctccagtatgcgTTCTCACATGTATTCGAAGGGATGAGGAAAACCTGTAGGCCTTCCCACactccttacattcatagggtttcacTCCACTATGTGTTTTCACATGTCTTCTAAGGTAAGTGGGACAAccaaaggctttcccacactgcTTACAcatgtaaggtttctctccagtgtgcaTTCTCCCATGTGCTCGCAGGGATGAGGGATACCTGAAGGTTTTGCCACATTGCTTACATTcgtagggtttctctccactgtGTGTTCTCCCATGTTCTCGAAGAGATGAGTAACAAGTGAAGGCTTTTCCACAATGTTTACATtgatagggtttctctccagtgtgcgTTCTCACATGATCTCTAAAAGATGAGTAACAATTGAATGTTTTTCTGCAATGCTTACATTCAtacggtttctctccagtgtgtgtTCTAACGTGTTCTTGAAAGTACGAGGGACAactgaaggccttcccacattccttacattcatagggtttctctccagtatgtgTTCTTATGTGTCGTGCAAGGTACGAGTGATACATGAACGTTTTCCCACACACTTTACATGCATGTGTTTTCTGTCCACAGTGACCTCGCACATGTCCCCTAAAAGAAGAGGGACAAATGAAAGCCTTTCCACATTTCTTACATTCATAAGATTTTTTACTGCTGACATTTTTCACGTACATCTTAGATGCTCTCCCAGAGTCCTGATATGTATAGGGTCTCTCCACAACGTGAGCTTCCACATGAGGGCTTTGGCACAAAAGACAACTGCAGACTTGCCCACATGCCTCACAGTGATACGGTCTCTGTCCAGTGTGAGACTTTTGTTGATTCTTGAAGGCTGTGCCacatttagtacattcactgGGCTTAATTTCCATAGGATAACTCTTGTGCATAATAAAGTTCTCAATCTGGCTCACTGTTTCTCCACATTTATGACTTTCACTACTTTCACAGAGGCTCTCCACCAACTGGCTTCTGTTTAAAATAGTAAGCACACTGTTAGTCATTA encodes:
- the LOC123633286 gene encoding zinc finger protein 77-like, translated to MDSVFFEEVAVNFTPEEWALLDHAQRNLYRDVMQETFRNLTSLDCCIYVRTNGSSPRRDILGSEASNGGKIVKFTRNDSWSIFGENWRLHNIEDQHQIPERHLRSQLVESLCESSESHKCGETVSQIENFIMHKSYPMEIKPSECTKCGTAFKNQQKSHTGQRPYHCEACGQVCSCLLCQSPHVEAHVVERPYTYQDSGRASKMYVKNVSSKKSYECKKCGKAFICPSSFRGHVRGHCGQKTHACKVCGKTFMYHSYLARHIRTHTGEKPYECKECGKAFSCPSYFQEHVRTHTGEKPYECKHCRKTFNCYSSFRDHVRTHTGEKPYQCKHCGKAFTCYSSLREHGRTHSGEKPYECKQCGKTFRYPSSLRAHGRMHTGEKPYMCKQCGKAFGCPTYLRRHVKTHSGVKPYECKECGKAYRFSSSLRIHVRTHTGEKPFECKHCGKAFSCHSSLQEHVRTHSGEKPYECKQCGKAFSHSQYFKKHVKSHSGVKPYECTECGKAYSCSSSLRVHVRTHTGERPYECKHCGKAFRYLSSLQAHVRTHAGE